The following coding sequences are from one Pseudomonas oryzicola window:
- a CDS encoding immunoglobulin-like domain-containing protein translates to PSVTEGGVITYTVTLSNPAQTPVTVTLSNGQTITVEAGKTQGSVDFETPANDVYNNGSTVSVSIENATGGNFEQLTPNP, encoded by the coding sequence CCCCGTCGGTGACCGAAGGTGGTGTCATCACCTACACCGTGACCCTGAGCAACCCGGCCCAGACTCCGGTGACCGTGACCCTGTCCAACGGCCAGACCATCACCGTTGAAGCCGGCAAGACCCAGGGCAGTGTCGATTTCGAGACCCCGGCCAACGACGTCTATAACAACGGTTCGACCGTCAGTGTAAGCATCGAGAACGCCACGGGCGGTAATTTCGAGCAGCTGACCCCGAACCCGA